One genomic region from Pecten maximus chromosome 5, xPecMax1.1, whole genome shotgun sequence encodes:
- the LOC117328164 gene encoding uncharacterized protein DDB_G0284459-like isoform X5: MEEGSAGVGLIPLPVMGTIPLPDGSPTPKIKSRKPIRLVRYDIGKDEPQIPLPVAKKDPPKPAKELIAEKLSKKSNSSNMAKEMENKCSSDCKSDNQSLSKLKRSLMQKERNVEGPLEQSIVDEMFKDFLATKMQQIESEYQSKADDSVLRNGQIGEVVSSVEEMNRLLDDELTTISLNTSQKDSNIQQECSQSQSVSNRKHKLAEAKDCVKLETKSKRSKWDMKEKQEKDVSKDRSKPQIKTESVVCVKGTKSSSNLSMENSSKPSSNQHSWVNIESSGVKTNTENLRSTLPSSIIKTVQEKSVTDGTVSTQPADIKKDEDDHTRNVKTNINIALAAQFGKKTQVKKQISLKISQMSAEFISSGERTGKEAEQRKALEDDGNVAFFKGEVISSNDDDSEKHETNDEDSEEEEENNAVSETGSLSDSEKDTKTSKSKKKKKKKNKKHKKKKKHKSSKDQEKNETKRDDSKRKNRSSSRSRSPKRHRDSHSPSRKSRKSRSRSPKWEDRGFDAYDYRETARNRSRDRDRGRGRSRDRSRERSCDRSRDRTRNRSRDRGRDRGRSDRRSRSPEKSVDLRVKIDKAKLREIAIKNVLAMAKSGHGPSVDLTTIKAGGTSVDELTDFCKRISSKEKNRGTESFLSSSSEESEADEKEEEESFIHHPFKVREPSASIVMNIRNAKPLPVLTPQEKITEQSKLRMQFPVSSGSVHRLKEPEWVPVHKTTNALALVTNTPATVSMSAPVSTSMAMVSSTPNSTVAKDTPLTVHPPPSDPPPPPEERVFPETPNMPMDIGTIISERLLAVRKLQENPKDISALSNIANAQKKASMWATSKQLPGQFLGSTGAQILTPEELSGTDKRHQAWAKKLP; this comes from the exons ATGGAGGAAGGCAGTGCTGGTGTAGGGTTGATACCTCTACCTGTAATGGGCACGATTCCCTTACCTGATGGCTCGCCTACACCTAAAATAAAGTCGAGGAAGCCCATTAGATTAGTGAGATATGATATCGGTAAGGATGAACCTCAAATTCCTCTCCCAGTTGCAAAGAAAGACCCGCCAAAGCCAGCCAAGGAATTGATCGCTGAAAAATTAAGCAAGAAATCAAACTCTTCAAATATGGCAAAGGAGATGGAGAATAAGTGCTCTAGTGACTGTAAGTCCGATAACCAAAGCCTATCTAAGCTAAAACGCTCCTTAATGCAAAAGGAAAGAAACGTGGAAGGACCTCTTGAACAGAGTATTGTGGATGaaatgtttaaagattttttggCAACTAAGATGCAACAGATAGAATCAGAGTATCAGAGTAAAGCTGATGATTCAGTGTTGAGAAATGGTCAGATTGGGGAGGTTGTTTCCTCTGTTGAAGAAATGAACAGACTTCTGGATGATGAGTTGACAACAATTTCTCTAAATACTTCTCAGAAAGATTCCAATATACAGCAAGAGTGTTCTCAAAGTCAGTCAGTGTCCAACAGGAAGCACAAATTGGCAGAGGCAAAGGACTGTGTAAAATTAGAGACAAAAAGCAAAAGATCAAAATGGGATATGAAAGAGAAGCAGGAGAAGGATGTTAGTAAGGACAGATCTAAACCACAGATAAAAACAGAAAGTGTTGTATGTGTAAAAGGTACAAAGTCGTCATCTAACTTGTCGATGGAAAACAGTTCAAAGCCATCCTCTAACCAGCATAGTTGGGTCAATATTGAATCATCTGGAGTCaaaacaaatacagaaaatCTCAGGTCAACATTACCATCATCCATAATAAAAACAGTTCAGGAGAAGTCAGTCACAGACGGGACAGTATCAACACAGCCAGCGGATATTAAGAAGGATGAAGATGATCATACCAGAAATGTGaagacaaacataaacattgcACTGGCTGCTCAGTTTGGCAAAAAGACTCAGGTCAAGAAACAGATATCACTGAAAATCAGTCAAATGAGTGCAGAATTTATTTCCTCTGGTGAGCGAACAGGAAAAGAAGCTGAGCAAAGAAAGGCCTTAGAAGATG ATGGCAATGTTGCCTTTTTTAAAGGGGAAGTTATATCTTCAAATGATGATGATTCTGAGAAACATGAAACAAATGACGAGGATagtgaggaggaggaggaaaaCAACGCTGTCTCAGAAACAGGGTCGCTAAGTGACTCGGAAAAGGACACCAAAACTTCTAAGTccaaaaagaagaagaaaaagaaaaataagaagcacaagaaaaagaaaaagcaCAAGAGTTCAAAAGATCAAGAAAAAAATGAGACAAAACGAGATGATTCTAAAAGAAAGAACAGATCATCATCTAG gtcaaggtcaccaaagAGACACAGGGACTCTCATTCTCCAAGCAGAAAGAGTCGcaagtcaaggtcaaggtcaccgaaATGGGAAGATCGAGGATTTGATGCATATGATTACAG GGAAACAGCTCGCAACAGATCTAGGGATAGAGACAGAGGTCGGGGCAGATCTCGGGATAGATCAAGAGAGAGATCTTGTGACAGATCAAGAGATCGAACAAGGAACAGGTCCCGAGATAGAGGCCGGGACCGAGGAAGATCTGACAGAAGGTCAAGATCACCTGAAAAGTCTGTTGACCTACGTGTGAAGATTGACAAGGCCAAATTAAGAGAAATAGCCAT taaGAATGTTCTGGCTATGGCCAAGTCTGGCCACGGTCCTTCAGTGGACCTCACCACCATCAAGGCTGGAGGCACATCTGTGGATGAACTCACAG ACTTCTGTAAACGAATATCATCTAAAGAAAAGAACAGAGGTACAGAATCATTTCTGTCCTCATCATCAGAGGAATCAGAAGCAGATGAGAAGGAGGAGGAAGAAAGTTTCATCCACCATCCATTTAAAGTGAGAGAACCGTCTGCTAGTATTGTGATGAATATCAGA AATGCCAAACCTCTACCAGTGTTGACACCACAAGAAAAGATCACAGAGCAGTCCAAGCTAAGGATGCAGTTCCCAGTATCTAGTGGCAGTGTTCACCGTTTGAAGGAGCCGGAGTGGGTCCCTGTACATAAAACAACCAATGCCTTAGCTTTAGTGACCAATACACCAGCCACCGTATCAATGTCAGCCCCCGTCTCTACTTCAATGGCCATGGTCTCGTCTACCCCCAACTCTACTGTTGCCAAGGACACCCCTCTAACTGTACATCCACCACCTTCTgaccccccaccaccaccagaGGAGAGAGTATTCCCAGAGACACCTAACATG CCAATGGATATTGGAACAATTATTTCTGAACGTCTGCTTGCTGTGAGAAAACTCCAGGAAAACCCCAAAGATATTTCAGCACTAAGCAACATAGCTAATGCACAGAAAAAG GCCAGCATGTGGGCTACATCCAAACAGTTACCAGGCCAGTTCCTGGGATCTACTGGGGCTCAGATTCTTACCCCAGAGGAGCTGAGTGGCACAGACAAACGACATCAAGCTTGGGCTAAGAAG CTTCCGTAA
- the LOC117328164 gene encoding uncharacterized protein DDB_G0284459-like isoform X4: MEEGSAGVGLIPLPVMGTIPLPDGSPTPKIKSRKPIRLVRYDIGKDEPQIPLPVAKKDPPKPAKELIAEKLSKKSNSSNMAKEMENKCSSDCKSDNQSLSKLKRSLMQKERNVEGPLEQSIVDEMFKDFLATKMQQIESEYQSKADDSVLRNGQIGEVVSSVEEMNRLLDDELTTISLNTSQKDSNIQQECSQSQSVSNRKHKLAEAKDCVKLETKSKRSKWDMKEKQEKDVSKDRSKPQIKTESVVCVKGTKSSSNLSMENSSKPSSNQHSWVNIESSGVKTNTENLRSTLPSSIIKTVQEKSVTDGTVSTQPADIKKDEDDHTRNVKTNINIALAAQFGKKTQVKKQISLKISQMSAEFISSGERTGKEAEQRKALEDDGNVAFFKGEVISSNDDDSEKHETNDEDSEEEEENNAVSETGSLSDSEKDTKTSKSKKKKKKKNKKHKKKKKHKSSKDQEKNETKRDDSKRKNRSSSRSRSPKRHRDSHSPSRKSRKSRSRSPKWEDRGFDAYDYRETARNRSRDRDRGRGRSRDRSRERSCDRSRDRTRNRSRDRGRDRGRSDRRSRSPEKSVDLRVKIDKAKLREIAIKNVLAMAKSGHGPSVDLTTIKAGGTSVDELTDFCKRISSKEKNRGTESFLSSSSEESEADEKEEEESFIHHPFKVREPSASIVMNIRNAKPLPVLTPQEKITEQSKLRMQFPVSSGSVHRLKEPEWVPVHKTTNALALVTNTPATVSMSAPVSTSMAMVSSTPNSTVAKDTPLTVHPPPSDPPPPPEERVFPETPNMPMDIGTIISERLLAVRKLQENPKDISALSNIANAQKKASMWATSKQLPGQFLGSTGAQILTPEELSGTDKRHQAWAKKVLMVVHRHVSVRRSTQTIAMDTSVPHCGPVRFHVISMELIM, translated from the exons ATGGAGGAAGGCAGTGCTGGTGTAGGGTTGATACCTCTACCTGTAATGGGCACGATTCCCTTACCTGATGGCTCGCCTACACCTAAAATAAAGTCGAGGAAGCCCATTAGATTAGTGAGATATGATATCGGTAAGGATGAACCTCAAATTCCTCTCCCAGTTGCAAAGAAAGACCCGCCAAAGCCAGCCAAGGAATTGATCGCTGAAAAATTAAGCAAGAAATCAAACTCTTCAAATATGGCAAAGGAGATGGAGAATAAGTGCTCTAGTGACTGTAAGTCCGATAACCAAAGCCTATCTAAGCTAAAACGCTCCTTAATGCAAAAGGAAAGAAACGTGGAAGGACCTCTTGAACAGAGTATTGTGGATGaaatgtttaaagattttttggCAACTAAGATGCAACAGATAGAATCAGAGTATCAGAGTAAAGCTGATGATTCAGTGTTGAGAAATGGTCAGATTGGGGAGGTTGTTTCCTCTGTTGAAGAAATGAACAGACTTCTGGATGATGAGTTGACAACAATTTCTCTAAATACTTCTCAGAAAGATTCCAATATACAGCAAGAGTGTTCTCAAAGTCAGTCAGTGTCCAACAGGAAGCACAAATTGGCAGAGGCAAAGGACTGTGTAAAATTAGAGACAAAAAGCAAAAGATCAAAATGGGATATGAAAGAGAAGCAGGAGAAGGATGTTAGTAAGGACAGATCTAAACCACAGATAAAAACAGAAAGTGTTGTATGTGTAAAAGGTACAAAGTCGTCATCTAACTTGTCGATGGAAAACAGTTCAAAGCCATCCTCTAACCAGCATAGTTGGGTCAATATTGAATCATCTGGAGTCaaaacaaatacagaaaatCTCAGGTCAACATTACCATCATCCATAATAAAAACAGTTCAGGAGAAGTCAGTCACAGACGGGACAGTATCAACACAGCCAGCGGATATTAAGAAGGATGAAGATGATCATACCAGAAATGTGaagacaaacataaacattgcACTGGCTGCTCAGTTTGGCAAAAAGACTCAGGTCAAGAAACAGATATCACTGAAAATCAGTCAAATGAGTGCAGAATTTATTTCCTCTGGTGAGCGAACAGGAAAAGAAGCTGAGCAAAGAAAGGCCTTAGAAGATG ATGGCAATGTTGCCTTTTTTAAAGGGGAAGTTATATCTTCAAATGATGATGATTCTGAGAAACATGAAACAAATGACGAGGATagtgaggaggaggaggaaaaCAACGCTGTCTCAGAAACAGGGTCGCTAAGTGACTCGGAAAAGGACACCAAAACTTCTAAGTccaaaaagaagaagaaaaagaaaaataagaagcacaagaaaaagaaaaagcaCAAGAGTTCAAAAGATCAAGAAAAAAATGAGACAAAACGAGATGATTCTAAAAGAAAGAACAGATCATCATCTAG gtcaaggtcaccaaagAGACACAGGGACTCTCATTCTCCAAGCAGAAAGAGTCGcaagtcaaggtcaaggtcaccgaaATGGGAAGATCGAGGATTTGATGCATATGATTACAG GGAAACAGCTCGCAACAGATCTAGGGATAGAGACAGAGGTCGGGGCAGATCTCGGGATAGATCAAGAGAGAGATCTTGTGACAGATCAAGAGATCGAACAAGGAACAGGTCCCGAGATAGAGGCCGGGACCGAGGAAGATCTGACAGAAGGTCAAGATCACCTGAAAAGTCTGTTGACCTACGTGTGAAGATTGACAAGGCCAAATTAAGAGAAATAGCCAT taaGAATGTTCTGGCTATGGCCAAGTCTGGCCACGGTCCTTCAGTGGACCTCACCACCATCAAGGCTGGAGGCACATCTGTGGATGAACTCACAG ACTTCTGTAAACGAATATCATCTAAAGAAAAGAACAGAGGTACAGAATCATTTCTGTCCTCATCATCAGAGGAATCAGAAGCAGATGAGAAGGAGGAGGAAGAAAGTTTCATCCACCATCCATTTAAAGTGAGAGAACCGTCTGCTAGTATTGTGATGAATATCAGA AATGCCAAACCTCTACCAGTGTTGACACCACAAGAAAAGATCACAGAGCAGTCCAAGCTAAGGATGCAGTTCCCAGTATCTAGTGGCAGTGTTCACCGTTTGAAGGAGCCGGAGTGGGTCCCTGTACATAAAACAACCAATGCCTTAGCTTTAGTGACCAATACACCAGCCACCGTATCAATGTCAGCCCCCGTCTCTACTTCAATGGCCATGGTCTCGTCTACCCCCAACTCTACTGTTGCCAAGGACACCCCTCTAACTGTACATCCACCACCTTCTgaccccccaccaccaccagaGGAGAGAGTATTCCCAGAGACACCTAACATG CCAATGGATATTGGAACAATTATTTCTGAACGTCTGCTTGCTGTGAGAAAACTCCAGGAAAACCCCAAAGATATTTCAGCACTAAGCAACATAGCTAATGCACAGAAAAAG GCCAGCATGTGGGCTACATCCAAACAGTTACCAGGCCAGTTCCTGGGATCTACTGGGGCTCAGATTCTTACCCCAGAGGAGCTGAGTGGCACAGACAAACGACATCAAGCTTGGGCTAAGAAG GTTCTAATGGTAGTACACAGACATGTGTCTGTCCGCCGCTCAACACAGACCATCGCCATGGACACCTCTGTGCCTCATTGTGGTCCAGTCAGGTTTCATGTGATATCCATGGAACTTATCATGTGA